The genomic window CTTGCCGTTAAACAGATTCGCGCCCGTATATTTGTCGCCGACCGGGTACTCGTTGTACTTGAACGTCGGCGAGCCCAACGATTCGTAAAGCTCGGTGTAGCCGTCCAAGATGTCTTGGCCGCCGCTCTTCAGCCAATCCTGCGCGAACGCGTCGAATTCGTCGACGCTGCGCTGCCCCATGACGACCTCGGTGTAGAACGTATCGACCTTCGTAGCGAGGTCGATCTTCTTCGCGACGAGCTCGGGCTGCGGCGGCATGAAGAAGACGGGATCCACGTCGTTCTTCGCGCTGTTTCGCTCGACCGGGTAATAATATTCGGCCCACTCGGCCATGACGCCGTACATGTTGTACCATTCTTCCGGCGTGGCGAGCTGCTTGAAGTAGACGGACCAGGCGATCTCGAGCCCTTCCTGCGTCGGCACGATGTCGTCGCCGTCGCGGGTGAAGTGCTGTCCCTCGATGCCGTAATTCGTAACCTCCTGCGTCTCCGGCTTCAGCAGAAACTCGATGAATTCCACGGCGGCCTGCACGTCGTTCGTCCCTTTGGCGATCGCGGCGGACGGACCGATCGGGAAGTACGCCCGCGAGTACGACGGATTACCGTCCGCGCCCGTCGGGAAATCCATGAACTTCACGTCCGCGCCGGCCTCGGTCATCGTCGGGATGATCGTCTTGGACGGCCACGGGTAATCGAGCACGAACAAGCCGATCTGGCCTCCGGTGAACATCTCCTGCAGGCTTTGTCCGTTCAGCATCGAGAAGTCTTTCGGAATCATGCCGTCCTTGTACAGCTGGCTCATGTACGTAAGGTACCGTTTCGCTTCCGGCCGAACCGGGTTGAAGACGACCTTGCCGTCCCGCAGCGCGAACTCCGTCGGGATGCCGAACATGCCCATGAACGGGGAAAAGGCAGCTCCGTTCGGCGGTCCGCTGATGCCGATCGGCACGACGCCGCGGTCCTTGAACTTCTTCAGCATGTCGTTGAATTCGGCGAACGTCTTCGGCTGATCCGTCATGCCGCTCTCGAGCACCCAATCTTTGCGGACGAGGAACGCCGCGCCTTGGGCGGCGATCGCGTCCGGCATCAAGATGCCGTACCGCTTACCGTCGATCGTAGCGGCGCTCTGAATGTCGGGGTATACGTTTTCTAAGGACGTACCCGCGATATATTCGTCGAGCGGCTCCAGCACGTCTTGGTTGACCATGTTCGCCAGCCACTCGGTGCCGCCTTTAATAATGATGCCGTTCGCCTCGCCCGAGACGAGCATGGCGTTCAGCTTCTCGTCGCCGCCTTCGAGCGGCAAAATCTCGATTTCGATATCGAAGCCGCTATGCTCGCGCCAATAATCCATAATGAAGTTATCGTCCTTCGTAACGCCTTCGGGAAACTCCTGCACGTTGCCGCCGACGATGAGCTTCACCTTCTTGCGATCTCCGTCGCCGGACGTCTCGCCGCCGCCGCCCGTGCAAGCGGCCAACAATGATGCGATCGTAAGCGCGACGACCAATAAGCTCCAAATCCTTTTCATCGAACCTCAGTCCCCTTCTCATTCGATTGTACGTGCCTTGCCCCGCGTCAACCCTTGATCCCGCCGATGAACACCCCCTTGACGAAATACTTCTGAAGGAACGGATACACGATGAGAATCGGCAATATCGTAAACAGGACGGCCGCCCCCTGCACGGAGAGCAGGGCGTGCTCGTGCGCGACGTAGACGGTCATGATCGAGCCGTTGGAGGAGTTGATCAGATTTTTCAAGACGATCTGCAGCGTATACAGATGCGACGAGTTGACGTACATCAAGACGTCGAACCAGCTGTTCCAGCGGAAGACGGCGTAGAACAGCGTAATGGTAGCGAGCACCGGCTTCGACAGCGGCACGATGATGTGGAGCAGCACCTTCCAGTTGGACGCGCCGTCGAGCTTCGCGGATTCTTCGAAGTCCTGCGGCACGGAGCGGAAGAACGACATCAGTATAATGACGTTGAACGCGCTGATCATGTGCGGGATGAGCAGCGCCCAGAACGTATCCAAGAGGCCGAGCGTCCGCACGACGAGATACGTCGGGATGATGCCGCCGTTGAACAGCATCGTGAAGACGATCATCAGGGAGAAGAAGCGAGCCCCCTTGAGATAGCGGCGCGACAGCGGGTAGGCGGTCAGCACCGTCATGACGAGCGCCAGCGCGGTGAACGCGAGGGTGGCCGACGCCGTGATCCAGAACGCCCGTTGGAACGCGAAGCTGCCGAAGACGAACTGCACGGCGCCCGTCGTGAACCCCTTGGGCCAGAGCAGCACCTGACCGGCCTGCACGAACCCTTCGCTGCTGAAGCTCATGGCGAGCAGCCGGACGAACGGAAGGA from Paenibacillus antri includes these protein-coding regions:
- a CDS encoding extracellular solute-binding protein, with translation MKRIWSLLVVALTIASLLAACTGGGGETSGDGDRKKVKLIVGGNVQEFPEGVTKDDNFIMDYWREHSGFDIEIEILPLEGGDEKLNAMLVSGEANGIIIKGGTEWLANMVNQDVLEPLDEYIAGTSLENVYPDIQSAATIDGKRYGILMPDAIAAQGAAFLVRKDWVLESGMTDQPKTFAEFNDMLKKFKDRGVVPIGISGPPNGAAFSPFMGMFGIPTEFALRDGKVVFNPVRPEAKRYLTYMSQLYKDGMIPKDFSMLNGQSLQEMFTGGQIGLFVLDYPWPSKTIIPTMTEAGADVKFMDFPTGADGNPSYSRAYFPIGPSAAIAKGTNDVQAAVEFIEFLLKPETQEVTNYGIEGQHFTRDGDDIVPTQEGLEIAWSVYFKQLATPEEWYNMYGVMAEWAEYYYPVERNSAKNDVDPVFFMPPQPELVAKKIDLATKVDTFYTEVVMGQRSVDEFDAFAQDWLKSGGQDILDGYTELYESLGSPTFKYNEYPVGDKYTGANLFNGKR
- a CDS encoding carbohydrate ABC transporter permease, whose product is MVIRDRQETVVTVVSYAILLLMTLLCILPFVRLLAMSFSSEGFVQAGQVLLWPKGFTTGAVQFVFGSFAFQRAFWITASATLAFTALALVMTVLTAYPLSRRYLKGARFFSLMIVFTMLFNGGIIPTYLVVRTLGLLDTFWALLIPHMISAFNVIILMSFFRSVPQDFEESAKLDGASNWKVLLHIIVPLSKPVLATITLFYAVFRWNSWFDVLMYVNSSHLYTLQIVLKNLINSSNGSIMTVYVAHEHALLSVQGAAVLFTILPILIVYPFLQKYFVKGVFIGGIKG